In a single window of the Zea mays cultivar B73 chromosome 5, Zm-B73-REFERENCE-NAM-5.0, whole genome shotgun sequence genome:
- the LOC103626087 gene encoding uncharacterized protein, with the protein MAMAAPVEVGTQGTVGSLVLREVEHFRRMEVAGGHGKKSSKVVAAGGASPRSNGGKKPRPKKGAAVVGNASSFLPRMCSSAEVAEDPAGSGRRERPSRVRYRPLGDDGDGDALPQQD; encoded by the coding sequence ATGGCGATGGCGGCGCCGGTGGAGGTCGGCACGCAGGGCACGGTGGGCTCGCTGGTGCTCCGGGAGGTCGAGCACTTCCGGAGGATGGAGGTCGCCGGCGGCCACGGCAAGAAGAGCAGCAAGGTCGTTGCAGCCGGCGGCGCCAGCCCCCGGAGCAACGGCGGCAAGAAGCCCAGGCCGAAGAAGGGCGCCGCAGTAGTAGGCAATGCGTCGTCCTTCTTGCCGAGGATGTGCTCGTCGGCGGAGGTCGCGGAGGATCCCGCCGGCAGCGGCCGGAGGGAGCGGCCGTCCAGGGTCCGGTACCGGCCTCTCGGCGACGACGGGGACGGGGACGCCCTGCCTCAGCAGGACTAG
- the LOC100383851 gene encoding uncharacterized protein LOC100383851 — MEQLVGVHHHHHSLSPRAPRTPTRPQPQPQPHPLLHHLPSNRFRDLHSQIHNHIHPAVPAASRVLRATPPFFLILLAAVYLLASVTIFSAPTPLLRLRLASPRPLILPKPAPPPPPPAPELFDLDGGSVRVRLTNVGAAVTSFLVPDKNGVLADVVLGFDSLDPYLNGTSPYFGCIVGRVANRIKDGKFTLNGVQYNLSINNPPNTLHGGFKGFDKTIWEVAEYNKGDKPSITFKYYSKDGEEGYPGDVSVTARYSLLPSATLKLEMEAIPLNKATPISLAQHTYWNLAGHSSGDVLSHSVQIWGSQITPVDQTSIPTGELMPVTGTPFDFLTGTRIGSRIDRVPGGYDHNYMLDSGEVRSGLRHVAHVVDPSSSRALDIWADAPGVQFYTGNSLGGVVGKGGAVYGKHAGLCLETQGFPNAVNQPNFPSVVFGPGERYSHTMLFELSTE, encoded by the exons ATGGAGCAGCTGGTGGGAGTTCACCATCACCACCACTCGCTCTCCCCTCGGGCTCCTCGCACCCCGACCCGcccgcagccgcagccgcagccgcacCCGCTCCTCCACCATCTCCCGTCCAACAGGTTCCGGGATCTCCACTCCCAGATTCACAATCACATTCACCCCGCGGTCCCCGCGGCCAGCAGGGTGCTCCGCGCCACCCCGcccttcttcctcatcctcctcgcCGCCGTCTACCTGCTTGCCTCCGTCACCATCTTCTCCGCCCCCACGCCGCTGCTCCGCCTCCGATTGGCCTCTCCCAGGCCGCTGATCCTCCCGAAGCccgcgccaccgccgccgccgcctgcgcCGGAGCTCTTTGATTTAGACGGCGGGAGTGTCCGGGTCCGCCTCACCAATGTCGGCGCCGCCGTCACCTCGTTCCTCGTCCCGGACAAGAACG GGGTTCTCGCTGATGTGGTGCTCGGATTCGACTCGCTGGATCCGTACCTG AATGGAACCTCACCTTACTTTGGCTGCATTGTTGGTCGAGTTGCAAATAGAATCAAGGATGGAAAGTTCACTCTAAATGGGGTGCAGTACAATCTGAGTATCAACAACCCACCTAACACTCTTCATG GTGGGTTTAAAGGGTTTGACAAAACTATATGGGAAGTTGCCGAGTATAACAAAGGGGACAAGCCCTCAATCACCTTCAAGTATTACAGTAAAGATGGAGAGGAAG GTTACCCAGGTGATGTTTCTGTCACTGCGAGATACTCGCTTCTCCCAAGCGCGACACTGAAGCTTGAGATGGAAGCTATACCACTGAACAAGGCCACACCCATCAGCCTAGCACAGCACACCTACTGGAACCTGGCAGGCCACAGCTCAGGAGACGTGCTCTCGCACTCGGTCCAGATCTGGGGCTCTCAGATAACCCCGGTAGACCAGACCTCAATACCTACAGGCGAGCTCATGCCAGTGACTGGCACCCCCTTCGATTTTCTGACCGGGACCAGGATCGGAAGCAGGATCGACCGGGTCCCCGGCGGTTACGATCACAACTACATGCTCGACTCCGGCGAAGTGAGGTCAGGCCTGCGGCATGTGGCGCACGTCGTGGACCCGTCCAGCTCGAGGGCCCTGGACATCTGGGCCGACGCGCCTGGCGTGCAGTTCTACACCGGAAATTCTCTTGGTGGCGTCGTGGGCAAAGGAGGCGCGGTCTATGGGAAGCACGCTGGCCTCTGCCTCGAGACGCAGGGTTTCCCCAACGCTGTTAACCAGCCGAATTTTCCCTCGGTCGTGTTTGGCCCCGGTGAGAGGTACAGCCATACGATGCTGTTCGAGCTCTCTACCGAGTGA